The Triticum urartu cultivar G1812 chromosome 5, Tu2.1, whole genome shotgun sequence genome contains the following window.
TGAAAGTTCCGCAATGTCCTAATGTGAAAATCCCTAAGTACATCTTTGTACTCATAAACACTGGTGAAGCACAATCCCTTACAAAACTGTTCTTCTGGGTTTGGTAGTTTGGGATTGAACCATACCCTTTTCTTCAACTTCATATTCCTTCTCTTCCTACCACTTGGTAGTTTATAGGATCCTTCAGGCTCATCTTCTTCATCACTAATGCCATAATCACCAGGAAAACATTTTTCATCAGCTTCAAGGAACCAATCTGGTTTTTCCATTTTCTCAACCTCATTGTGTGATCTAATTGTTGGACCAGGATTTCTCACTGGCTTTAGTTTATGTGCCATTGGTCTATCTTCATCATCAGATGAAGAAACTGCTTGCAGTTCCACACTGTTTCCATCTGAATCAGACAGAAATTCTGATACATCAGTGTCACCTTCAAAATGATTGAGGTCAGCTTCTCTCTGAAGAATACTTTTCTTAAGCTCTTCCTTTCTGTCCATGCTTGTATCCACCAACTTAGTGCAACTTTGTTGGGTGTTAATGCAATGATCAACAAAATAATAATCTCTGTTTTCATCTGCATTACACAGCTCATTTGCTCTCACAACTCTTATGTTCACACTCTTTTCATTTAGAGAGTGGAGCAACATCTGCTGCACATCATCTTCAGAAGATATTTTCTCTAAGCCTTCTATCCATTTATGAGCATCACTAACATAGTACATATAATCATCAGAGCAGCAACCCTCACTCCTAATAAGAGATATCAGAGTCCCAAATGATATCTCTGACTGGTACATGTTTCTAACAACAGAATCTCTGGCTTCTAAATGGAACCAAATTCCCCATTTTGGGTCATCAATACTGGACAAAAATGGAATGAATTATTATAAATAAATGCACACTGCTAAAGTTTCTAACAATTTTCAATTACTCCGTTATCATACATTAGGGGAAATTGACCTAAAATACATCCTGTCAATAAAACTGAAAAAGAAGAAGATATGTTGTACCTGCCGCCTCCCGCACGAGGAAGCTTGCGCCGGCCGCGAGGTGCACTTCTTGTCGTCGTCGGTGGTGGAGCCGACGCCAACTCCTGGGATGGCTCGTCGGTGGTCGAACCGCCGCCGCCAACTCCAGATTCAGGCTGTTGCACCGCAAAGCTAGAGCTGCCTAGCCACGTATCGACCTCCAAAAGGTCGACGCGGCCCCCAACTACGTCAGGAGGTTGGCCGCCGAACAAATCGCCGTCGGGGTTTGGATCCACCGCCGCCATTACCACCGCCGCTTAGGGATACAAAGGAGAAAGCTCGGGGAGAGAGATGTGGTTCGGTCAGTCGGCCGGCCGATCGGTCGTTTTGACCTGGCCCCTGGCTGGTTCCGACCAAGCCGGGCCACTAACGGCCGCCAGTGGGGCGCCGTTAGCCGTTAGGGCAGCCGTCCGCCTGCCTGTGGGCCATCCCTGTCAGTTATGCGGTTAAAACGGCTAAATGGACGATCAAAACGACTTGGTAGTTTTTCTGCCACAAAATTTGAAATTTTCGGTAGTTATTAGTCACTTTTTTGAAAGTGGTAGTTCTGTGGGACGGATACCCCtaatgtggtagttttttgtcaaATACTCCGAGAGTGCTCAAGAGCATAATAGGACGTGGGCCGTGATATTTTTGAGCATCCTTGTTGACTTGCATAGCGTAACTCCTAGCCATGTACTCCTAGCCATAGAGTAAAGTGTTAATGCATAACATACTTACTGAAAATGGTGCATGTATGGTTTCTCACTAAGGAATGTGTAATCAATGAGGAAATATTATCCTTTTGAGAGGGTTTTTTGTCAGAGGTTAAAGATCCTCCATTGGTCTGGATTTTTTAAAAACCCTGCCTATATAAAAGATTGTTTTCCCGAGTTGGGCCTAAAAAGAGGATCGATGGGAGCAGCTAATATTTTCTTTGTTTGAACACCCTTGTTtgattgtcaaaatgtcttgtataTGTTATTTTTTAGCAAACTATGTCTAGATAGATTTGATAATCAAAACAATGAAAACAAAATGTTGTTTTCCCTACATGCAAGGAAAAATGTAAATTCAAAGTAAAACAAATTCGTGGTCTTTTGATTTTAGAATAAAAATTAATATACAACAAAAAACAATTTAGCACCAAATAGGACGGCaatgattgagtgaaatgttcaCTCCAAGGTTGCATTCGGAACCTTTTTATATCTTCTCGTTGTATCGGTGCATGCTTGTGGTGATGCATGTGCTATGTATACATCTAGTTTTAATCGATATTTTCTGAAAGACGTGTTTTATGTAATTAATTCTCACATCAATATTAATATGCATTGATAAAAGATAATTAAAATTTGCTTGACAACGCGGTATTGACAAGAGCAGATTACAGGTCACTTCTTCCCATCAAgtaatttttctttctctttctCCCGTCCATCTAAACAATTTTTCTACTTAACACCTTAAGAGAAGGTTTGTTGCACAATTGTAACGCCCTAAGCCTAGAGCTTCCATAAACCTTAACCCTTACATACAAACGCTATTAAAGTCGAGCACATCTTTGGTAACTTTTAACATATGCTAGTAGAAACTATGAGCAAAAGTGTGTTTAAAATTCTTTGCATAATATACTTGGAAAGTCATACACATGATTATCCTAATAAATGCTTATGAATATTTTTTTATTCTATAGGTGAGAAAGGAGACACATGTTGCTACACACTTAAAAGATATGCACCTGCTTATAAGACGATGTGATAGGCACAAACCCAGTGGAGGTGTTCGCGCCCAAGGGTGGCTCAGTCCTGACATTGTGGATCAATATGGGAGGCTAACTAGCCGCAACCAACTGATGTAACTACCTTTAATCTGCTAACATTGGATGCGACCCGTACATTGGGAAGGCAATCCCAAGCTAAACGAACTTTGACATGCTATTCAAATCGGGACTAACCCACACAAATGACTGGAGTCGTAAACCAAATTATGGGGTCCGGAGGTTCCTTCTCATGAATTTGgatgaacttagtcctatttgAGTGATTATTTGCATGGCTTCATTGGGGAATAAGTAGTCAAACTAGAAAGTTATTGGAGATATTCTTGAATTTTGGCAAAAATTTTAACCTTTTGGATCTCACTAAACTAGTCATTACTTTTTCTACACAACCCCAATAAAATGCAAGGTGCTTAAGTTGGAAAATAGTTTTGAAGGGGCTTCTAATGGTTTACCCCCATTTTAACGTTGCACTTTAGCATGGTGGTGAAATAATAAAGTATACGTTAAAAGCATAGCAATATTACCTTAAGCCATCACAAGCACATGTGTTTTATTGGTTCGGCTTAGTAGTTCTTTCCAACGAATTTGTGCGTCTTGCTAAAATGTGAGGCGTGTTATATCCATGTGCTCTTCAAATTACTTTATTGGATTTAAAGGTCGTTGAAAGTATCCACGATATATGTAAGTGGGTGGCAACAATCTCGTATCAGTCTCAGCCATTGGAACAATAAATTAGATGCTCCATATGTATGAATTATGGGAAATGAACAATCACCACTAGCTTGACTGTTTATAGGAGTGAAAAtattacactacaaaaaatagTGAGTAAAGTTGGATCTGAAAATCGTATCGACATTCAAATAAAAAAAATCCAGGGCATAAGATGGAGTAAATAAACTAAATCATATTTAAATGGCCCAAGTGACTAGCTAGTGGGTTGATAAGATggagtactacctccgtcctggtttactagTCATCCTCGTATTCTGGATTGTATTTTGATTATGactttaactaataaaatatatATTATATGTAACAAAAATAATATCATTAAAAACTACATTCAAATATGAACCCAACaatataatttttggtgacacgCCTTAATATTTTGCTAGTCAAATATGTTGTCAAATTTTAACCCAAAATACAATAGGGACTAATAAGCCAGTAAGAGCATTTTCAGCAGATGCGCAAAATAAGCCGTGCACTGGGTAAAATGAGTATATAGCATGTGCGACCGAAAGTAGCGCTCTAGCAGCCACGCTATAATCCCGTGCACGGTAAATAAGATTCAGCGCGCTAGAGAAAACTGCATCGCACGTCCTACtacctccgtctaggtgaataagtcatttACGTATTTCTAGGTTATCAATTTGAGGAATTAAATATGTGCCATGTGTCATGAAAAGTATATCACTAGATTTCTACACGGATGTAGTTTttaaatatatattttttgtcaCATATAATACATATTTAGATAGTTAAATCATTGACCTAAAACTACACGAATGACTTATTCACCGAGACGGAGATAGTATATTTTGTGCGCCGGCTCCAGCGCGCTGGGCAAGACTGCATCACATGCTAGGTATTTTGTGCGCCAGCTCCAACGGCAAAATTTTACCGCGCCTGAAAAAGGAACCACCCTCTCGTGCCTGCAAAAACGCTATTTCGACGTTGCAATTTTTTTAACGCGCCACCCTACCGCGTGTCTGTtctctaagagcatctccagtcGTGCCCCCAAAAAGACCCCCAGGCGACTTTTCAGCCGCCGGCGCtaaaaaatcggcccagtcggGCCCCCAAGAGCCCAGTTTTCGCCGGCTCGGGCCGAAATTTGGCGCCGGCGGATCCAACCCGAACCCGGAGCGCTGGGGGTCGCTCGGGGGCGTCGGGCGAATCTTTTTTGGTGCGAAGAGCCGCGGGCCAGCCGCGTCAGCGACTCGACTCTCTTCTCGCCGTTTTGTCGTCCTCATCACCTCGTTTCCCacggcgaatcaatgccaaagctgtgCGCTGCGCGCGCTGCCACGCCGGTCAGTCTCAATTGATGTCTCACGGGCAGCGCAGTGAAGGCCGGGCGACGCGCATCCCCTCGGCCGGCACGCCATCAAGCCACGCATAACGCGCCGGCCAAGCCGACCACGCGGCGCCTCCGCCTCTATAAGCCGACCACCAGCGCGCCGGAGGCACGCACAGACACTCCACCCCCGACGCGCCCATTTctccccccttcctcctctcgccGTCTCCAGTCCATTAGAATGTCCGAGCGCTTTCCAGGCAACGGCGTGGCGGCGAATGGCTTCGGGCGCCGCCATCTTCACGAGGACGAGGCTCGCCTCCttttcgaggccgagtacccggtcccgccggacatgcgggtgccctgggcttggaggatcagcgccggcggCGTGCCGGTGCCACCACCACCCACCGGGGCGGCACAGCGTGCGGAGATCGCACGTATCCGCGCGTCCCTGCCacgggcggcgagggaggggccacggtacgtccccgacagcccgctTTGGGAGCCCTACTTCCGATGCCGTCACGCCGAGtagctcgaggccaccaacggcgtcgtgcCCTCCGGCAGGCTCAGCTCCGATGGTCGGCGccggtggtggggcgtgcccggccgcacgttggaggccgtcctcgagtacatcgagggcggcaacacgccgcgcctcgagtaccccgcTCCCCCGTCCTTCTCACGCCGTCGTGGAAGCTCCTAGACGCCGAGGCGCATGGAGCGGCCCGGGGCGTCCTCCTCGTCCGGCCGCTCGTCGGGCTCTCCctgcctccgccccgtcaagccggagccccaggacacgcctgtcagcgcgcgcacccgcagctccggcgtCCGCATCGGCGACAACGCCTCCCCCACCGGCCGCTTCGTCCTCGTCaagcccaagccggagcccggcctccccgcggagtacgaggagatagcccggcaCGGCTTCTTCGACGAGGACGCCCTGCGgtgggcgcgggacgactacctccgGACGGAGATGACCCGACAGAcccgggccctggaggagatcgccgcccgcaagcgtgggcgcgaggacgagcacggcATCGTCGTCCtcgacggcgacgacgacgacgacgcccccggaccgtccaacccgccgcgccaacccggggagggatgcagcagggacggcggcggcggcggagacgaCGACCACGACGACTACACGCAGTTCTAccgcctcctcggcatgtagaactgCAAAGGCGGGCGGCGGACGGCGAGCGGCGAGGTAGACGGCGAGGAGCGGCGATGGAGACAGCGGGGGCAGCCCGTgctagtttatttttctttttttgtaaaatatgtttaaatttgaacGAGCTCACCAATGTTTGCGATAAATTTGAGCCGTGTTTGCGCTGTATTTGACCTTTTCAAGAAAACATGCGCCGCGACTGGGGGACATCACGCCCCAGTGCGCGATTTAGCGCCGATGCACTCTCAAGAAGCAATTTTTAGCCCCTCCTGCAAGGCCAAcagctggagatgctctaagtaGCAGCCGCGCAGCCCCGTCGCAGCAGCAACCAACGAGTATCACCGCACCGAAGCAGTGTAGGCAGCCACACTcactctcctctcctctcctctctgcCTTCCACCTCGCGTCGCCAATTGAAAAGCCTACGGCCCCGGAGCGAGTCGCTCCGAGCTCCGCAGCCTTTACTGCCCAATTAAACCCTTGGCTTCCAAAACTTTTAAGATGCGCTAGTGGCTACTCCTCCCCGAATCGGCCGTACCGATTCCTTAGCATTTCATTCCAGTGCGTGGGCGCACTGGGTGGGTCGTAGTAACTGAGACGGCGGCAGGCACGCGAAAGAGCGCCTCCTCCTTCCCGGCTCTCACGTGATTCATACCCGCGCCCTCCCCTCGTCCGAGCCGGGCCCCCCTACCCGCCTGCCCCGCCGTCTAGCTATATATCCAAATCGCCGAGCCTCCACCCCCTCCATCTCCCTTTCTCGCGAGCTCGTCCGTTTGCCTGCTACCCATCTTTGCACTGCTTACAGTCAGGAGAGTGAGTGAGTGAGCGAGCTCGATCGGTCGGTCATGGTTGAGGCAGTGGCGGAGGAGGAGCCGGTGGTGCGGGAGTACGACGACGTCCGCGACCGCGCCGGCGTGGAGGAGGTGGAGCGGGAGTGCGAGGTGGGgtccagcggcggcggcggcgagatgtGCCTCTTCACGGACCTCCTCGGCGACCCGCTCTGCCGCATTCGCAACTCGCCGGACTTCCTCATGCTGGTACGTATTCGTACGTGCCTACAGAACAAATGAACAATGGCTGCGTTCTCCGTTCGTAGTGTATATCCGTTTTGCCTTTTCCTCCTCCCGTTTAATTCCCTGTCGCTTCGGCGTTGGCCCACTCCCGCCTCCAAAACTAATTAACTCGAAACGCATGTTTGAACCGCCCTGATATGGAAAGGTCGCGGAGACAGCAACCGGCAgcgccgccggcggcggcgcggagatAATCGGCCTCGTCCGCGGCTGCGTCAAGTCCGTCGTCTCCGGCGGCTCCCACGCCAAGGACAAGGACCCCATCTACACCAAGGTCGCCTACATCCTCGGCCTCCGCGTCTCACCCAACCATCGGTACGTGTATAATATAACACCATCATCGTCAAGAAAGAAACATGCAACTTCCGACTATCGAACCAGTTTCTAACTTGGAATGCGATGGTGCGCATGCAGGAGGAAAGGGGTGGGGAGGAAGCTCGTGGAGAGGATGGAGCAATGGTTCCGGCAGAAGGGCGCGGAGTACTCGTACATGGCGACGGAGCAGGACAACGAGGCGTCCGTGCGCCTCTTCACCTCCCGCTGCGGCTACTCCAAGTTCCGCACGCCGTCGTTGCTCGTCCACCCGGTGTTCCGCCACGCCCTCAAGCCCTCGCGCCGCGCCTCCATCGTGCGCCTCGAGCCCCGCGACGCCGAGCGCCTCTACCGCTGGCACTTTGCCGCCGTCGAGTTCTTCCCCGCCGACATCGACGCCGTGCTGTCCAACGCCCTGTCGCTCGGCACGTTCCTGGCGCTCCCGGCGGGCACAAGTTGGCACGGGGACGTTGAGGCATTTCTCGCCGCGCCGCCGGCTTCGTGGGCGGTGCTGAGCGTGTGGAACTGCATGGACGCCTTCCGTCTCGAGGTGCGCGGCGCACCCCGTCTGATGCGCGCCGCGGCCGGCGCAACGCGGCTGGTGGACCGAGCGGCGCCGTGGCTCCGGATACCCTCCATCCCGAACCTCTTCGCGCCGTTCGGGCTCTACTTCCTCTACGGCCTGGGCGGCGCCGGGCCGGGGGCGCCGCGGCTGGTGCGCGCGCTGTGCCGGCACGCGCACAACATGGCCCGACGCGGCGGATGCGGCGTGGTGGCCaccgaggtcgccgccctcgagCCCGTGCGCGCCGGGGTGCCGCACTGGGCGCGTCTCGGCGCCGAGGACCTCTGGTGCATCAAGCGGCTCGCCGACGGCTACAACCACGGGCTGCTCGGCGACTGGACCAAGGCGGCGCCCGGGCGCTCCATCTTCGTCGACCCCAGAGAGTTTTAGCTTCATTTTCAGTTTTTCTGAATTAGATCATGTAGGCTTTTTTGTTCTCCTCCGTCTGATCCGGCCTGCTCCTTCCAGAGCACTGTGCCATGCCAGTGCTCCCTCCCGAACCTTCTGAGTTCCAAGGACGCGGTACATCACATTTTTCCGTACGTACGTAGGAGTGCTCTCTGTTTCAACTTGTGCGGTTACAGCTCTCTGCAGGTCGAGAGAACTTGAGCTGCTGCTTTAACAGCAAATTTTTTTTTGTCGACAGAGCTGAGTAGCAGACCAGAGTGAAAACCTGGCGGCCTTTTTGGTGCCTTTGGGCCGCTTTTTTTTGCTTTCCGTGGCTTCGGCCCGCTTCGTAGATTTGCTGCTTTTTTGCGCTCTGCCTCTGCGTTGACGCATCCCCTTCCCCGTCTATGTCAGATCCTGCTTTTGTTGGCTCGATGATGAGCCCGGACTTGTAAATGGATGCCGCTGCGTGGTTTACGTGTAACCCGCAGGCTTGGCTTCACCGGCGGCCCCCCGTTGGAGGTCGACCGTGGGGATTCACACCACAGATCAGCCGACAACAGAGCAGGATAATGGGAGCCCAGGACATTTGCTAGTGGGGTGAAATTCGATAATGCTTCCACTTTATGTCTTTTAGTACTCCGTAGATAGATAGTACCGGTGCCTTTTCCCCCCGCATATGTCGAGTTTTTCACACATGTTATCAGTGTGTCTGGCTCGGTTTGGTTCAGAAAACCATTGCTGCTAGAATCAGCAACGTCCAGTCCAGACTGGTCTGTTCGTTCGTAAAACCAAACGGCACGGACCTTCCATAATGATTGGCCCCGTACCCTGCAATCGACAAAACGGAGAGTGATGCATGCTGGCAGAGTACGATCGGGCGGCTGATACTGTTGCTGCGCTACAGATTTGCAGGTGTCATTGCTCGTACTGCAACAAACTCAACTCCCTGGCAGTATGTATGTCCAGGACTTTCCCCGGCGGCGGGTCACGGCGAATTGACTCCACAGAGCGGCCAGCAGACGTGAGCGCACGGACTCCACACGACGGCGAGCGCGAAAGGGACGCCGGATTTATCGGGAGGTGGCCCTGCCGCCGTGCGCCACATACGTAGAGATCGACCGCGATCGCTTGCTCGTCGGGTCGCCGTCGTGTGTCGCCCAAGTGGATCCGGGTTAAATGAAGCGCGGATGTTGACGAGGAGGGAGAAGGCCGGGGGCCCCCGGCCGGTGCGTGCACTGTGGGTGTGCCTTGGTCGACCGACTGCCGTCGCGTCGagacgtgcgccgtgcgtgctgTAAAGGCTTGTGCCCGTCCGTCCGGCGGTTACTGTCTGCCGACACACAGCCGCCTCTGAATTTACGACGGTGTCGTCGCGTCGGTCAGGGCCGCCGCCGGATTTAAAGTCCACCGTCTTTTACCTGCTAATCATTCGGGTTCAGCCTATTCGCTACCGTGGTCGGCTCGTCTGCCAAATGGCGAGCGAGCGAGCGCTGCTCAAAGTCAAGAAGGGCTTACTTTTTGCATGGGCGCAGTGTGATGCAACCGTCACGACCTCAGCTGTGAAAGTGAAACTGTTTTTCGGGAGAATCATGACTAGCACGGTTACCTAAACCAAaagaaatactccctccgtttcttt
Protein-coding sequences here:
- the LOC125510692 gene encoding probable N-acetyltransferase HLS1; the encoded protein is MVEAVAEEEPVVREYDDVRDRAGVEEVERECEVGSSGGGGEMCLFTDLLGDPLCRIRNSPDFLMLVAETATGSAAGGGAEIIGLVRGCVKSVVSGGSHAKDKDPIYTKVAYILGLRVSPNHRRKGVGRKLVERMEQWFRQKGAEYSYMATEQDNEASVRLFTSRCGYSKFRTPSLLVHPVFRHALKPSRRASIVRLEPRDAERLYRWHFAAVEFFPADIDAVLSNALSLGTFLALPAGTSWHGDVEAFLAAPPASWAVLSVWNCMDAFRLEVRGAPRLMRAAAGATRLVDRAAPWLRIPSIPNLFAPFGLYFLYGLGGAGPGAPRLVRALCRHAHNMARRGGCGVVATEVAALEPVRAGVPHWARLGAEDLWCIKRLADGYNHGLLGDWTKAAPGRSIFVDPREF